The following coding sequences are from one Rhodobiaceae bacterium window:
- the ydhF gene encoding oxidoreductase YdhF, with translation MTDLSITPEFRPLGKSGLSVFPIAYGMWRFAGTSTKEAHAKIDAALGAGMTLFDTADIYGVDGDGAFGDAEKLFGEVLKATPSLRDKMVIASKGGIVLGLPYDSSADYLISACDISLSRMGIEQIDLYQIHRPDILAHPQEVAGALTNLRDQGKIAHVGISNHTPAQFDALQTHLDFPIVTNQPEISCWALDPFFDGTLDQCMQHGVTPLAWSPLAGGRLALSEKEARKEEDGDCLVATQILLDKMAGAAGVTREAVALAWLLAHPAGIIPIIGTQNLDRIAAATDAFKVSFDRQSWYAILQASMGEQLP, from the coding sequence ATGACCGACTTATCCATTACCCCAGAATTCCGTCCGCTCGGCAAGAGCGGCCTGTCCGTTTTCCCCATTGCTTATGGCATGTGGCGCTTCGCCGGTACCAGCACGAAAGAGGCGCACGCGAAAATTGACGCTGCACTCGGTGCTGGGATGACCCTGTTCGACACTGCCGACATATATGGTGTCGATGGGGATGGCGCCTTTGGCGACGCTGAGAAGCTGTTTGGCGAAGTGCTGAAAGCAACACCCTCCTTACGGGACAAGATGGTGATCGCGAGCAAAGGCGGCATCGTTTTGGGCCTCCCCTATGATTCCAGCGCAGACTATCTCATCTCTGCCTGCGACATTTCTCTTTCACGTATGGGGATTGAGCAGATCGATCTCTATCAGATTCATCGCCCGGATATCCTGGCGCACCCGCAAGAAGTTGCGGGCGCTCTTACGAATCTGAGGGATCAGGGAAAGATTGCCCATGTGGGGATCTCAAACCACACGCCAGCACAGTTTGACGCGCTGCAGACGCATCTGGATTTCCCGATAGTGACCAATCAGCCTGAGATTTCCTGTTGGGCCCTCGATCCGTTCTTTGACGGTACGCTCGATCAGTGCATGCAACACGGTGTGACACCGCTCGCCTGGTCACCGCTGGCCGGTGGTCGTCTCGCGTTGTCGGAGAAAGAGGCACGGAAAGAAGAAGACGGGGATTGTCTCGTTGCGACGCAGATCCTGCTGGACAAAATGGCCGGTGCGGCCGGAGTCACTCGCGAGGCCGTGGCGCTTGCCTGGCTGTTAGCGCATCCGGCGGGGATCATCCCGATCATCGGCACGCAGAACCTTGATCGCATTGCGGCAGCGACAGACGCATTCAAAGTCTCCTTCGACCGCCAAAGCTGGTATGCGATTTTGCAGGCATCCATGGGGGAGCAGCTGCCATGA
- the msuD gene encoding methanesulfonate monooxygenase codes for MTGPMEVSWFSALCDDDYEYLGVPEDRLKSSLAHCGEITKAAEKGGFDNILLPSGYQLGMDSVAFAGAMAALTEKIKLLLAIRCGEMWPPQLARQIATLDQMLDGRLTINIISSDMPGQVLASPERYGRTLEVMQLLKTLLDGKPVNHQGEHYQLELEPPRMGTVSGKCPPFYFGGLSPAARDVAAKAADVFLMWPDEEPNVTAILDDMKKRAADAGRRLRYGYRVHVIVRESEAEALDYTRTLMSKLDDAEGEAIRKKSLDAASEGVRRQAEMRDRADNDGFAEENLWTGIGRARSGCGAAIVGDPDQVLKKLLRYQAMGLDAFILSGYPHAAECDLFARYVLPRLNHRPLEFAV; via the coding sequence ATGACGGGGCCAATGGAGGTCTCATGGTTTTCAGCGCTTTGCGATGATGACTATGAATATCTGGGCGTGCCGGAAGATCGTCTGAAAAGCTCTCTTGCCCATTGCGGTGAGATCACGAAAGCCGCTGAGAAGGGTGGGTTCGATAATATCCTTCTGCCAAGCGGCTATCAGCTCGGTATGGACTCTGTTGCGTTCGCAGGGGCCATGGCCGCGCTCACGGAGAAGATCAAACTTCTCCTTGCCATCCGTTGCGGCGAGATGTGGCCGCCACAGCTTGCGCGGCAAATCGCGACTCTTGATCAGATGCTGGACGGTCGTCTCACCATCAACATCATCTCAAGTGACATGCCAGGCCAGGTGTTGGCATCTCCTGAACGATATGGCCGCACTCTAGAGGTGATGCAGCTTCTGAAAACATTGTTGGACGGGAAACCGGTCAATCATCAGGGCGAGCACTATCAGCTTGAGCTTGAGCCGCCACGTATGGGGACCGTTTCAGGTAAATGCCCGCCCTTTTATTTTGGCGGTCTCTCTCCAGCAGCAAGAGACGTCGCAGCGAAAGCCGCAGATGTCTTCCTCATGTGGCCGGACGAAGAACCAAATGTCACCGCCATTCTGGACGATATGAAGAAGCGCGCCGCCGACGCCGGGCGCAGGCTTCGCTATGGCTACCGCGTTCATGTCATCGTCCGCGAGAGTGAGGCAGAGGCGCTCGATTATACCCGCACGCTCATGAGTAAGCTGGATGACGCGGAAGGCGAAGCCATTCGGAAAAAGTCTCTTGATGCAGCCTCTGAAGGCGTACGACGGCAGGCAGAGATGCGCGACCGCGCTGACAATGATGGCTTTGCCGAAGAAAATCTGTGGACGGGAATCGGTCGCGCACGGTCGGGCTGCGGCGCGGCCATTGTCGGCGATCCGGATCAGGTATTGAAGAAACTGCTGCGCTATCAGGCAATGGGTCTTGATGCCTTTATTCTCTCAGGCTATCCCCACGCGGCGGAATGCGACCTTTTCGCTCGCTATGTCTTGCCCAGGCTCAACCATCGACCGCTTGAGTTTGCTGTATGA
- a CDS encoding hypothetical protein (family of unknown function (DUF1028)) — MRNLRTSLLIACALMISSPALATWSIVAVDPLTGEVGVAGASCSTGVRLIAGLVPGKGAVASQAATSFLGKDVAMEMITDGDRADIIVQKLAEEDLYASPIRIGLQWLQYGLVTLKPSPKAGTVTGYSVPDDWGAVHGDDYSVQGNTLRPGVVDAVATAWQLDTVGSCRRPLAARLLRALEAGRDAGGDNRCPIEASSYAAFLFVAKPEDEADAPSIMLEAPRHFSGLEMTWQIPLGFTPDPTLPEPVAHLRQLYDAEASHPVCGE, encoded by the coding sequence ATGAGAAACCTTCGAACGTCACTTCTCATCGCCTGTGCCTTGATGATCTCGTCACCTGCTTTGGCGACCTGGTCCATCGTTGCTGTTGACCCGTTGACGGGTGAGGTCGGTGTCGCGGGCGCGAGTTGCTCGACAGGCGTGAGGCTGATCGCCGGGCTGGTGCCCGGAAAGGGGGCAGTCGCATCGCAAGCTGCAACGAGTTTTCTGGGCAAGGACGTTGCCATGGAGATGATTACTGACGGCGACCGGGCGGATATCATCGTACAGAAGCTCGCGGAAGAAGACCTATATGCAAGCCCGATCAGAATTGGATTGCAGTGGTTGCAATATGGTCTTGTGACGCTCAAACCGTCACCGAAGGCTGGCACCGTTACCGGCTATTCAGTGCCGGACGATTGGGGTGCCGTTCATGGAGACGACTATTCTGTGCAAGGCAACACGCTTCGACCAGGCGTCGTAGATGCTGTCGCGACCGCGTGGCAGTTGGACACGGTTGGAAGCTGCCGCCGACCGTTGGCAGCAAGATTGCTGCGGGCGCTTGAAGCTGGAAGGGACGCAGGTGGTGACAATCGCTGTCCGATAGAGGCATCCTCCTACGCTGCCTTTCTGTTCGTCGCAAAGCCGGAAGATGAGGCAGATGCTCCTTCCATCATGCTGGAGGCACCACGGCATTTTTCCGGTCTGGAAATGACCTGGCAAATTCCGCTGGGGTTCACGCCGGACCCAACGCTGCCCGAACCCGTGGCGCATCTGCGGCAGCTCTATGACGCTGAAGCAAGCCACCCAGTTTGTGGGGAGTGA
- a CDS encoding putative lysine decarboxylase has product MNKKDNPSSVPPTSQTRSPSFRLGFEDDDLLKRDELRPVRLQLELLKPDLILEELQVRSTIVVFGSARVPDPETVERECEAARQRLDAAPNDAECAKDLKRSERKRDHCRYYAEARKFAEIVSKEAQSNTHLDYVIATGGGPGIMEAANRGAADAGAMSVGFNIALPHEQFPNSYISPELCFQFHYFALRKMHFLMRAKALVIFPGGFGTLDELFETLTLIQTGKIEPMPVLLFGETYWRRIVNFEAMAEEGMIAVEDLSIFKFVESAAEAWAHISAFYGEGDTQPPLMRSSPL; this is encoded by the coding sequence ATGAACAAGAAAGATAATCCATCGTCTGTTCCACCTACGTCACAGACCCGGTCGCCGTCATTCAGGCTGGGTTTCGAAGACGATGATCTTTTGAAACGCGATGAGCTGCGCCCTGTGCGGCTGCAGCTGGAACTGTTGAAGCCTGATCTCATTCTTGAAGAGTTGCAGGTACGCTCAACCATTGTTGTCTTTGGATCTGCACGTGTGCCGGACCCGGAGACGGTGGAGCGCGAATGCGAGGCTGCGCGCCAGCGATTGGACGCGGCGCCAAACGACGCAGAATGTGCGAAAGACCTTAAACGGTCGGAGCGAAAACGCGACCATTGCCGCTATTATGCCGAAGCCCGGAAGTTTGCAGAGATCGTCTCAAAGGAAGCGCAGTCAAACACCCATCTTGACTATGTCATCGCGACAGGTGGCGGGCCTGGAATCATGGAAGCCGCAAACCGCGGCGCGGCGGACGCCGGTGCTATGTCGGTCGGCTTCAATATTGCGCTGCCCCATGAACAGTTTCCCAATTCTTACATCTCTCCGGAACTGTGTTTCCAGTTTCACTATTTTGCGCTTAGGAAAATGCACTTTCTTATGCGCGCAAAGGCGCTTGTTATTTTTCCAGGTGGCTTTGGCACGTTGGATGAATTGTTCGAGACGCTCACTCTCATCCAGACCGGCAAGATAGAGCCCATGCCGGTGCTGTTGTTTGGTGAGACCTACTGGCGGCGGATCGTCAACTTTGAAGCGATGGCGGAAGAAGGCATGATCGCGGTAGAAGATTTGAGCATATTCAAATTTGTCGAGAGCGCCGCTGAGGCATGGGCACACATTAGTGCTTTTTATGGCGAGGGAGATACACAGCCACCTCTGATGCGGTCCTCTCCTCTGTAA
- the leuO gene encoding HTH-type transcriptional regulator LeuO produces MNLRSVDLNLLTIFDAIMVERHMTRAATRVGMTQPAISNALARLRDLTGDPLFVRTGRGMMPTPRATALAVPIRRALNLVQSGLTEKAAFDPASSDRSFTLAIGDYCEVLFLPQVLAALQEEAPGVSLSLQSPAGATLQKELKDNSVDLVWDAAPLDGPGFRSETLFDDRIVWIMSASHPLADKKRLTLDDYASASHVRLDPGHTYVHNYDRFVRNLGIHRHFAVELTRIIPMAFTVAETHHVATVPSRMAERFAQFLPLVAKKVPLTLPSSPFYQSWHGSRDDDPGHSWLRGRLIDIAKDF; encoded by the coding sequence ATGAATCTGCGATCCGTTGATTTGAACCTGCTCACCATTTTTGATGCGATCATGGTGGAAAGGCATATGACCCGAGCGGCCACTCGGGTTGGGATGACACAACCCGCCATATCGAACGCCCTTGCCCGGCTTCGTGACCTCACCGGAGACCCTCTGTTTGTCCGCACCGGCCGCGGCATGATGCCGACACCGCGGGCGACGGCCCTGGCCGTGCCCATTCGTCGTGCCCTCAATCTGGTCCAATCAGGCCTCACAGAAAAAGCTGCCTTCGACCCTGCAAGCAGTGATCGTTCCTTCACGCTGGCGATTGGGGATTATTGCGAAGTCCTATTTTTGCCGCAGGTTCTAGCCGCATTGCAGGAAGAAGCTCCTGGCGTCAGCCTGTCTCTTCAATCTCCGGCTGGTGCGACCCTGCAGAAAGAACTGAAAGACAATAGCGTCGATCTTGTCTGGGATGCGGCTCCGCTCGACGGGCCCGGCTTCAGATCGGAAACATTGTTTGACGACAGGATTGTTTGGATCATGAGTGCATCCCATCCGTTGGCGGACAAGAAACGCCTGACGCTTGATGACTATGCATCCGCAAGCCATGTCCGGCTTGATCCGGGCCATACCTATGTTCACAACTATGACCGATTTGTACGCAACCTTGGCATCCACCGGCACTTCGCTGTTGAGCTCACGCGCATTATTCCCATGGCCTTCACCGTTGCTGAGACCCACCATGTGGCCACGGTCCCAAGCCGGATGGCGGAGAGATTTGCGCAGTTTCTTCCGCTTGTCGCCAAGAAGGTACCACTAACGCTTCCCAGTTCACCTTTCTATCAAAGCTGGCACGGCTCACGGGACGACGATCCCGGACATTCCTGGTTGCGCGGACGCCTTATTGATATTGCAAAGGACTTTTAG
- the tauD gene encoding alpha-ketoglutarate-dependent taurine dioxygenase, whose translation MKYDLIHVTPLNPVIGAEIHGVDLSKPLGEATFKEIEAALLQHLVIFFRDQDLSPDAHMAFASQFGELEPPHPFFPKIDSHPQISVLENDEERPPETNYWHTDVTWRDMPPMGSVLYGADIPPSGGDTLWANMYAAYDRLPDDLKEKLEGMRAVHSIEVFDASQNYDNAKDKAALSEILEKYPPQSHPIIRTHPVTGRKALFVNSTFTQHIEGMEAAESDALLQALYDIVKLPEVQVRFSWTKGAVAVWDNRATQHYAVADYWPQYRRMHRITINGDKPL comes from the coding sequence ATGAAATATGACCTAATTCACGTAACACCGCTCAACCCAGTGATTGGAGCAGAAATTCACGGTGTGGACCTGTCCAAGCCTTTGGGCGAGGCAACCTTCAAGGAAATTGAAGCCGCACTGCTCCAGCATTTGGTCATTTTCTTCCGTGATCAGGATCTGAGTCCTGACGCCCACATGGCCTTTGCCTCCCAGTTTGGTGAGCTGGAGCCTCCCCATCCCTTTTTCCCGAAGATCGACAGCCACCCGCAGATCTCTGTTCTTGAGAACGACGAGGAACGGCCACCCGAAACCAATTATTGGCACACGGATGTCACCTGGCGGGATATGCCCCCGATGGGGTCAGTCCTTTACGGTGCGGACATTCCACCGAGTGGCGGGGATACGCTTTGGGCGAACATGTATGCCGCCTATGACCGGCTTCCCGATGACCTTAAAGAAAAGCTTGAGGGCATGCGGGCTGTGCACTCCATCGAAGTGTTCGACGCGTCTCAAAACTATGACAACGCGAAAGACAAGGCTGCGCTTTCAGAAATCTTAGAAAAGTACCCGCCGCAATCTCATCCCATCATCCGCACGCACCCGGTCACAGGTCGTAAAGCGCTGTTCGTCAATTCCACTTTTACACAGCACATTGAAGGGATGGAGGCGGCTGAAAGTGATGCGTTGCTGCAAGCTCTCTATGACATTGTGAAACTGCCGGAAGTGCAGGTTCGCTTTTCGTGGACCAAAGGCGCCGTCGCCGTTTGGGACAATCGGGCGACGCAGCACTACGCAGTGGCGGACTACTGGCCGCAATACCGCCGCATGCATCGCATCACCATCAATGGTGACAAGCCGCTCTAG
- the ygaP gene encoding inner membrane protein YgaP, producing the protein MLTDLSPDAAHALLKDHKALLIDVREPREFAVERIHGALNMPLSTFDPAFLPLDDPSKVVFQCGSGKRSAMAADKAATLLGGETQHLAGGIAAWKQAGLAVITLDPATGAVIDPGA; encoded by the coding sequence ATGTTAACTGACCTCAGCCCAGACGCAGCCCATGCCCTGCTCAAAGACCATAAAGCCCTGTTGATTGATGTGCGGGAGCCGCGAGAATTTGCGGTAGAACGGATTCATGGCGCACTCAATATGCCTCTTTCAACATTTGACCCCGCTTTCCTGCCACTCGACGATCCGTCAAAGGTGGTTTTTCAATGCGGGTCGGGGAAACGCTCCGCCATGGCCGCAGACAAAGCAGCAACTCTCCTAGGCGGTGAGACACAACATCTGGCCGGCGGCATTGCAGCCTGGAAACAAGCTGGCCTCGCAGTCATTACCCTGGACCCTGCAACGGGCGCCGTCATTGATCCCGGTGCCTGA
- the hlyU gene encoding transcriptional activator HlyU produces the protein MNINVNPQQAEKAASLLASMSNPHRLRVLCELHGAELTVGELQERIGISQSNLSQQLAKLREAQLVKTRRDSQKIFYTLASDEVVQVIHVLHELFCRDAG, from the coding sequence ATGAATATAAATGTAAACCCGCAGCAAGCAGAAAAAGCGGCCTCTCTTCTTGCATCTATGAGCAACCCGCACCGGTTGCGCGTACTTTGTGAATTGCACGGAGCAGAACTCACCGTTGGGGAGCTTCAGGAGCGTATCGGCATTAGCCAATCGAACCTGTCCCAGCAGTTGGCGAAACTGCGCGAAGCACAGCTCGTGAAAACACGGCGCGACAGCCAGAAGATATTTTACACCCTCGCCAGTGACGAAGTGGTGCAGGTTATCCACGTGTTGCACGAACTATTCTGCAGAGATGCTGGCTAA